A window of Pan paniscus chromosome X, NHGRI_mPanPan1-v2.0_pri, whole genome shotgun sequence genomic DNA:
GGTGCTAATATGTGACTGAGATATGGTCGAATCTAAACCAAGTCACAAAATCAGTGATATCCATTGTGCGGAGGTATCCACTAGATGCCACTGCCAAGTTAAGAGAGCTGGATCCTAATCGTTAGGTTTTGAGGGGAGGTGTGTGACTttctcagagagattaaatgtaGCATTAAACATCCGCTGTAATAAACCGTAATTTTCTTGGGATTGGACCGGAAGGGCAACAAGCCCTGGAGATAGCTTTCCTCCGGGTTGTCGCCTTGGATGCCGGATctgtcaaagaaaaggaaaagtctcCTGGCGTATGGACTTCAGGACACAAACAGTTGTATCTTGTGCTTCTCCCAGCACAATCTAGCGCTATAATGCACCTATGGCATCTTTGTTGAATACATGCTCCTGTATATGGACTGCCTAGGATGGATGATCGGGTGAACTGAGCCATAACTTTGAGAGAGCTTTGAAAGAGAAAGGCATTCTCTTCTCCTCTACTCTGCATCAGGAGTTGTTCTCTATGCTGATTTTCAGGAGCGGACTGAAAAAAGAGGTGTGACAGATAAAGCTTGCCAAAAAGGTCTTTTACTTGATATATACTATGACTTAGTGTTCACATTGGGCTAGggttattatttcaatttctctttaaaaattgacacaactaaggctcagagaagttaagtgttTTAtccgaggtcacacagcaagcatGTGCCTGGGCTCAGGTCTCTCTGAGCCTGAGCCCTTGCTTATGCTTCCTCCCCTGCACATTCTGggataatctctctctctctttctctctctctctctccctccctccctccctctgtcaaCTCCCAGAGACCAGGCTCTGACAGGATCCTGAGGGATTCCTGCCAGAGGGTTGCCATCTCTGGaagcccccacccccacgccgggtgaatcttttttttctgtggaGTGCGGGCCTGGAGCTAGGTGAGGCCTGAGCCTCCATTTCAGGggctttctgtagaatctgttgCTGCTGTTGCCTCCAGCAGAGTCTGTTTCAGGAAGAGGTTTGCCTGCCTGAGCGGGACAGCGGTGCCATTCATCACTGCAGGAGGGCAGAATCCGGGGTTGGGGGCCGCACGTCGAGAGGGGAGGGGCCAGGGGGCGGCCCCCTTGTGACCAGCCCTGAGGAGAGGTCAGGAGAGAAGGCTGGCTGAGGAGCGCCTGGACAGCAGCAGTTGCTGACGTTCTATATCACGCGCCTGGGGCCCAAGGTAACCCAGACCTTTAAACAAACTGCCGGGCTGGGGGTGTTGCGGGGGCAGGAGAGGGAAAAGGGAGCGGAGACTTCGGGGGTCGCGCGAGGATAGTGGTGGCCATAGAGGTGGCAAATGCGTGAAGGGAGGGAGTAGTAATCCGAATTCTAGGAGAAATCATAGGAATTGAAGTCGCAGAAGCAAGAAAAGGGGTGTGAGAGCACAAGCGCGAAAAAGCGTGAGAGGGCGCAAGAGCTGGGCGGACCGAAATTGCGCTGAGGGGCAACGGCTTAGAGTGGAACACACCGGGTCACTGAAGTATAGGTAAGGTAGAAGCAGAGGGACACTTTCTTCCTGTGAGTTCATTTTCCAAAAGTGCGTCCTTTCAGCCATTTTGGAGAGAAAATGTTGACCCAAGTGTTTTTTAGGATACAGGGAAAGAACGtcagaggaagctgcaccaaagcgaGGCTGCGCAGGGCGCAAAAAAGCAGTCAGAGGGTGGCGccttttttaaagaagtttccaTCCTTTCTGTCCTAAAGCTCAGGCCGTTCCCCACCCCCACCGCTCGCTAGCCTTCTGTTCCCAGTCCCCTGGCATGATCTGATCGCCTTTGAAGCAGGTAACCGCCTCGGTCTCCCCATCAGCTCCAGGGGCCTCTCAGTTGAGTGGGTGGAGCCGACAGAAGCCGCGGGCTGAGCTCAAGGGCCGATGGGAGGGGTCCTGGGGGCGCTAACTGCGCACCGCGGCCATGACGCTGGGCAGATCATTCACAGAAGTCTCTGTCTCCTTTCATCTACAGTCGCAGCTCTTTTCCAGACGCCTTGCTCCTCAGGTCGGGCAGTGATCTGATGGCCCAGGTTCGAGAAACTTCTTTGCCCTCCGGCTCTGGGGTCCGCTGGATCTCCGGAGGTGGGGGAGGAGCCTCTCCTGAGGAGGCGGTTGAGAAGGCGGGGAAAATGGAGGAGGCGGTGGCGGGGGCTACGAAGGCGTCTTCGAGACGGGAAGCTGAGGAGATGAAACTGGAGCCATTACAAGAGCGTGAGCCCGCGCCGGAGGAGAACTTGACGTGGAGCAGCAGCGGCGGCGACGAGAAGGTGCTCCCTTCAATCCCCCTTCGCTGTCACACCAGCTCCTCGCCCGTTTGCCCGCGCCGCAAGCCCCGCCCTCGGCCCCAGCCCCGGGCCCGCTCCCGCAGCCAGCCTGGGCTCTCGGCCCCACCCCCGCCTCCAGcccggcccccgcccccgccgccacccccgcccccacccccgcccccacccgcACCGCGGCCCAGGGCCTGGCGTGGATCCCGGCGCAGATCCCGGCCTGGGTCCAGGCCTCAGACACGGAGAAGCTGCTCTGGTGACCTAGACGGGTCGGGGGATCCTGGCGGCTTAGGGGACTGGTTGCTGGAGGTCGAGTTTGGTCAGGGTCCCACAGGCTGCTCTCATGTGGAGAGCTTTAAAGTAGGTAAGAACTGGCAGAAGAACCTGAGGTTGATCTACCAGCGTTTCGTTTGGAGTGGGACCCCAGAGACTAGGAAACGTAAAGCAAAGTCATGCATCTGTCACGTATGTAGTACCCATATGAACAGACTCCACTCTTGTCTCTCCTGTGTCTTTTTTGGCTGCTTCACTGAGAAACATATTCACAAACATGCAGAAACAAAGCAGCACCATTTAGCTGTAGACCTTTATCATGGGGTCATATATTGCTTCATGTGTAAGGATTATGTATATGACAAAGACATAGAACAGATtgccaaagaaacaaaagaaaaaattttgagaTTATTAACTTCCACCTCAACAGATGTTTCTCATCAACAGTTTATGACATCAGGGTTTGAAGACAAGCAATCAACCTGTGAGACAAAGGAACAGGAGCCAAAATTGGTGAAAcccaagaaaaagagaagaaaaaagtcagTCTATACTGTAGGCCTGAGAGGGCTAATCAATCTTGGGAACACTTGTTTTATGAATTGTATTGTCCAGGCACTTACCCATATTCCTCTACTGAAAGATTTCTTCCTCTCTGACAagcacaaatgtataatgacaagCCCCAGCTTGTGTCTGGTCTGTGAAATGTCTTCGCTTTTTCATGCTATGTACTCTGGGAGCCGAACTCCTCACATTCCCTATAAGTTACTGCATCTGATATGGATCCATGCAGAACATTTAGCAGGGTACAGGCAGCAGGATGCCCATGAGTTCCTTATTGCAATATTAGACGTGCTACATAGACACAGCAAAGATGATAGTGGTGGGCAGGAGGCCAATAACCCCAACTGCTGTAACTGCATCATAGACCAAATCTTTACAGGTGGCCTGCAATCAGATGTCACATGTCAAGCCTGCCATAGTGTTTCTACCACCATAGACCCATGCTGGGACATCAGTTTGGACTTGCCTGGCTCTTGTGCCACATTCGATTCCCAGAACCCAGAGAGGGCTGACAGCGCAGTGAGCAGGGATGACCACATACCAGGAATCCCCTCACTTACAGACTGTCTACAGTGGTTTACAAGGCCAGAGCACCTAGGAAGCAGTGCCAAAATCAAATGCAATAGTTGCCAAAGCTACCAGGAGTCTACTAAACAGCTCACAATGAAAAAATTACCCATTGTGGCTTGTTTTCATCTCAAGCGGTTTGAGCATGTAGGCAAACAGAGGCGAAAGATTAATACCTTTATCTCCTTTCCCTTGGAGCTGGACATGACTCCGTTTTTGGCCTCTACTAAAGAGAGCAGAATGAAAGAAGGCCAGCCACCAACAGATTGTGTGCCCAATGAGAATAAGTATTCCTTGTTTGCAGTGATTAATCACCATGGAACTTTGGAAAGTGGCCACTATACCAGCTTCATCCGGCAACAAAAGGACCAGTGGTTCAGCTGTGATGATGCCATCATCACCAAGGCTACCATTGAGGACTTACTCTACAGTGAAGGGTATTTACTGTTCTATCACAAACAGGGTCTAGAGAAAGACTAGTCTTACCAGACCACTtactgaaaaaaaagtaaatgattaGGCAAGGATTTTGAAGTGACACACAGACCTACTTGGAATGGACAATGACAGTAACACCTATGTGACAGCTAGTATCTTGATATAAAGAACCTATTTTAGCATGGCCCATGGGTCTGtcggaagaaaaaaatgaatactaaCCAGTGACCATTCAACCTTAAgaaatggggagagggagaagaggttGAAAATGGTCACATAAagcataatgaaatgaaaagaatgcTTTAGGTGGGGACAACGGGAGTAGAGGTGTTCTGATGCTACTATATGTCATTTGTTTCTACAGAAATATCTTGTGAAGTCAGGGAGTATTCCTTTATCAGCAAAAACTTCACAATTGGTGTTCCAGCTGTGGCTGACCAGCTAAatagtttgaaagaaaaataatattttaaaataaaatttaaagagctttaaaagaaaaacatttaaaaaggaaaaaatcatttttaaggttttaaaagaaaaaaagcttttaaatgttgaaaaaaatttaagttgttatttttaaaagaaatattttaaaagttaaaaataattttttaatttaaagaagtttcagaattttaaaaattaaaagcaaaattaaattcttaaagtttaaaaatgtaaaataaattaaggaacaaggttaaaaatgaaagtttaccaaaaaaaggaagaaaatactgttaaaaattaaagttagaaACAAAGGAATATCTTAAAAGtttcaaatgaaggaaaataatataaatagatatttcaaaattaaagcaTAAAATATACGTATTTAAAAACTGTTAACAAAATTACTACTATAatgattaagaaataaattttcaaaaatacagaatggaatgcaattcagattttagagaaaagttttaaaagaggCAAGTTTAGAATAATTcaagacaaaaagacaaaatgtgtttaaagacaaaaattgaaaaaatataggaagaaaatagagacttgtaaaataaaaagaaccttagataagttcaagagatttaaatgaaaactttaaatatttaaataaagatttaaaaatttaagcttttaaaaagaaaaacagttacaTAAAAATTGACCAGTGAAAAAATGTGATTCaagtagaaaaaattattaaaattaaaagtttaagaagttctatttttttatttaagcatATTAAAATACAGACGGgtatgaaagaaataaatggaggAGACAGGAATAACGACAGCggtgtgtgagtatatatatatatatatatatatat
This region includes:
- the USP51 gene encoding ubiquitin carboxyl-terminal hydrolase 51 isoform X2, which translates into the protein MAQVRETSLPSGSGVRWISGGGGGASPEEAVEKAGKMEEAVAGATKASSRREAEEMKLEPLQEREPAPEENLTWSSSGGDEKFMTSGFEDKQSTCETKEQEPKLVKPKKKRRKKSVYTVGLRGLINLGNTCFMNCIVQALTHIPLLKDFFLSDKHKCIMTSPSLCLVCEMSSLFHAMYSGSRTPHIPYKLLHLIWIHAEHLAGYRQQDAHEFLIAILDVLHRHSKDDSGGQEANNPNCCNCIIDQIFTGGLQSDVTCQACHSVSTTIDPCWDISLDLPGSCATFDSQNPERADSAVSRDDHIPGIPSLTDCLQWFTRPEHLGSSAKIKCNSCQSYQESTKQLTMKKLPIVACFHLKRFEHVGKQRRKINTFISFPLELDMTPFLASTKESRMKEGQPPTDCVPNENKYSLFAVINHHGTLESGHYTSFIRQQKDQWFSCDDAIITKATIEDLLYSEGYLLFYHKQGLEKD
- the USP51 gene encoding ubiquitin carboxyl-terminal hydrolase 51 isoform X1, with product MAQVRETSLPSGSGVRWISGGGGGASPEEAVEKAGKMEEAVAGATKASSRREAEEMKLEPLQEREPAPEENLTWSSSGGDEKVLPSIPLRCHTSSSPVCPRRKPRPRPQPRARSRSQPGLSAPPPPPARPPPPPPPPPPPPPPPAPRPRAWRGSRRRSRPGSRPQTRRSCSGDLDGSGDPGGLGDWLLEVEFGQGPTGCSHVESFKVGKNWQKNLRLIYQRFVWSGTPETRKRKAKSCICHVCSTHMNRLHSCLSCVFFGCFTEKHIHKHAETKQHHLAVDLYHGVIYCFMCKDYVYDKDIEQIAKETKEKILRLLTSTSTDVSHQQFMTSGFEDKQSTCETKEQEPKLVKPKKKRRKKSVYTVGLRGLINLGNTCFMNCIVQALTHIPLLKDFFLSDKHKCIMTSPSLCLVCEMSSLFHAMYSGSRTPHIPYKLLHLIWIHAEHLAGYRQQDAHEFLIAILDVLHRHSKDDSGGQEANNPNCCNCIIDQIFTGGLQSDVTCQACHSVSTTIDPCWDISLDLPGSCATFDSQNPERADSAVSRDDHIPGIPSLTDCLQWFTRPEHLGSSAKIKCNSCQSYQESTKQLTMKKLPIVACFHLKRFEHVGKQRRKINTFISFPLELDMTPFLASTKESRMKEGQPPTDCVPNENKYSLFAVINHHGTLESGHYTSFIRQQKDQWFSCDDAIITKATIEDLLYSEGYLLFYHKQGLEKD